The sequence below is a genomic window from Cicer arietinum cultivar CDC Frontier isolate Library 1 chromosome 6, Cicar.CDCFrontier_v2.0, whole genome shotgun sequence.
GACAAGGGAAAGTTACCCCGTTGCAATTTCTTTTGGGTTTTCAATGATGGACGTAATTATTTGAGCTTCAAAAGTTGACCAAGTTTAAGAGCTGATGATGACTAAGATAACACTTTGAACATATTTTAGATCTAgggaaataaattttaatctccattaaattttactattttgtttttaatttttataaatacatttgtaAACTATTagtcttttaaaaattttatttatatttcgtctttaattttaaattaactattatgtatctttaaaaaaatttaatgaaatttttcattAATGTTTAGGACATGTTTAACgactattttgtaaaaatttagaattttttaacaaataatgaattaaatacaaatttttaagCTTTTGAagtttacaaatttaatttattgtttgttaaaaaatttaaaaaaattgtacgaAAATTTCTTATAGTTtcttaaatatttatgaaaaaaaattattcaaaaatttaaatgataaacaATAGTTAGATTAAAATtcaagactaaaaataaaaacgaaTAATTTCAACAGATTAAAAGTTGacgaaattttttataaagtctaaaaataaaactgtaaaattttatatagtataaaacttatttaaccttcatatctatttgacaatcaAAATATTCGAtgggattttttttattttagatagtATCACGTTAAATTTACACACAAATATGAGACTCTCAATTTGAACTTACACGAAGATTTAGtctaataatatgatatttgtaTGTAGAGTTAGATCAGAAGACTATTAAATTTTACTAGCAGTTATTGGATGAAGGGTTCACCCCcatattgtataaaaaaagtGTGCTATTTTTCATTAGTTGTCGTATTTTTTTCATTCGGTGTAATGGAGTTTACGAGACACGACAATCATTTGTGCCAAAAGttgattgaatttaaaatatttagtaagATTAGCTACAGCTATGAAAGCAAGGTCAATTTTAAGATCTACAAGGAAGGATACTTTTGTACCATACAcgtttatttttactattagaTATAATGAGATTtattaattgaatgataaaaaataaacttttgtaTGTTacgaaactattttatttatgaaaattaaatctGTAACTAGACTACTAGAGGATGAATACAAAATGTCACAAAAGCCGACAGAATATGAtatgattatatttatataaagttaaaataatcATCATACTTAaccttttaaatttatcaatcatattatattagaacattatttattaatttagtcgcatttttacaatttgtttattaaataaGATTAAATTCTGTGTTAATTTATTccataagttttatttttgttttgtagtgAAGAATATATTCCCGTCATATATATATTCACTGACAACGAGTTAAGGATTGACaagtaaaaataagaaaaagaagTTATTATACAGAAAGATTAATCTGGAAAAACAATAAAACACTACAACCTagtaagaaaaaaatagaaaatataaactAGTGAGATAAAATCATCAACTTGAATAACCTCAACTTTgtacaaacaaacctataaaCCAATCAAATTTGCTAAAGCTATACTAATGTGACTTTCcacagaaaaatattacatacATTGGAATAATTATcctaaagaagaagaaaaacaatagGGCAATCCATAACTGATTAAAAAAAACTGAATACGAGATAGCCATGTTATTTATGGATTATaatgattattaattaatctataTCTTAACAAACTACTCCCTTTAGAATCAACTATAAACAAATGTCAACTAATCTATTTACATTTGTTGGACTCAAATCTAAGCAAAATTGTGTACTCAATATTATTGTTGTTCACAGAAATGCTGAGCAAGATAGATTTAGAAGagttttttatatgtaaatttgaGTGTTGATCTTTGAGGAAATAGGTTGAGTTTGATGATCAGCCAGTAGAGAGGACTCAATGCAAGAATGGGAACCGTGATTATTGGTCAGACAGAGATTCCTGAATTGCACAACAGTCAAGTATTCCTCTGTTCCTATCAGGAAAAAAATGACTTAAAGATCATGTGAAAAGATAAGCAAAAGAAGAAATAGTAAAAGTAGtcttatgataaaaataaatataataacaaatagTACAAACATGCACATTTAATGTATGTTCTGCGCGTATACCTTTAACCATCTTAGACATTGCAAAGGTAGGAAAAACCCAACTCTCTCCATTAAATTGTGTCTCTGACGTTGGAAGCTCCAATACCTCAGACTAAGTTTAAGGGAGAGGGGATTTTCTATTGTAGAAAATTTTCACCTCCTTGACTGTGCTCTTCAATATAGAAGAAAGGATAATGTTGCACAAATTATCCTTCTTAGTCTTAGTGATGATGTCACCTTGAAAATCACTTCCATGGCAAAAGTACTTCATCTGTGAGAAGAACAATTATGATATCATGACAGTTACTTGTCTCCCCATGAAgttaatacaataaaattacTATGTTGCTTTACTTCTCAAAAACTCGGccgcattttgtttttccacaGAGACATCAATTTTTCTTATATGTCAAGGGTGTAAAATATTGCCGGTAATGAGAGATTGAGGATGAGTAGTATTGTCCTTTGCTGTAGCGGATTGAAATTTGTGGCGTTTTCTAATCATATCCCTGACCATTTTGTTAAATTCTTCATCTGTGCAAGCTAACATGGATTTTAGCTTGACATTAATCTGATTCTCCACCAGAACCTTGTGTCTTGGGATGATTCGACCCTCAAGAGAATAACTGAAAAACCTGCTAACAGAAAGGGACTCGGGTGAAGTCAGCAACACCATAGAATCAAACAATAAGAATCAAACAAGATTTTTACAAACTATCTATCGTAAAAATATTACTGTGATACCTCGGAAACTCAATAAGATCTTGCAAAGTTCGGACCATGGTTTTCCGCAAATATACATACTTAGGACGAAGAACATCTATATTGTATCTGAGCAGCATTGGGAAATCAGCGATCATTTCACCCAGTTGCCGAAGGCGTATGCCAAGagacaaataatattttaaatttacttcGAGCTTATGTACTATGCTGCATCCCAAGAGCTCAGGTCCAAGAGCTACGACCTTTCCAATATTGCTTTCAGTGACTCCAGCCTTGGTCATCAAGAATATGACCTATACGACATGCAAATTCAGCAGACGAGTCAATTGAGGCCTCTAGATCAGCCagtttattgaaatataattatgatGATAAGCTTATTATGTCTAAAAGACAATCACTCCATATGACAGAAAGGACCACATAATTTAATGGTAACAAATTTTGTAGCTGCAAAAGAAAAGGACAGACCACAGGCCTAATCTTCTTGTACAGGCTGTAAGTGAGTAGAGTAGGAAATTTTACAAGCATGTTGGCAATCCCGTCATTTCGAACCCCTATGTCTTGAAAAAACTTTACCTtcataataaatatgtaacataTTGTCAGTATTATCATCAGGAAACAAGACAGAAaccatttgaaatttaatttcaGAATGTGCTAGCATCTTTATTTAACACTACACAAAGTGCCACAACAAGATTGCACCAGCTGCCACCTTAATAACAAGCCTCGACTTATAGgagaaacaaataaataaataaaagttttgtGTACCTTTGGCACAATAGTCATCTCCAAGTCAACACAAAAGACCATTGGTTTAATGGTAAGCATTCTCCTCATTCCATCTCGGGTAATCCCGTAATAGTACAGATACTTAACAAGAGGTTTCCATTGTTCTTCAATGCTGCACGCCATCAATTGTGGCCTAAATGCAAGCAACTTACCGACATCCTTACTTTCAAGCCCAAATTCTTTCAAGTAATCAACCTGAAATATGCTATTGTTGCATCATACTTAATGTATAGATCTGTATCAGTTTTCCCTGCATTCAGAGAATCCGAAGTCCTATTATGCTTGTAGCCATGGATTCTGCATTCACGGATTCAGGACATCGGTGGTTGTTCTATCAAAGATCGGACAGGCCAGATTCAAACTCGGTATTTtgaattatcaattaaaaattaaagtatacatttttttttgccCATCCAATCTTGATAGAACAGCCACTGATGTCTCGCCTGCGTGAATGCAGGATTCCCTGACCGCAGAGAATTCGAATTCCAAATTACCAACACACATAGTACTAAAGATGaataaactattaaaaaaaacaacacagaTATATTAAAATGTGACTTTGACCATATAAAGTTTGTTAAAAATGGATGCACCTTTTGGTTCATTTCTTCAAGAGAATAGTAACCAAGTACTTTAGGAAAATCAAAAACCATGGTGCCAAAATCCTTCTCATCTAAACCCATATCCAGATAGAACTTCACACGAGTCTTCACTTCTTCGAATCCGTAAGACAACAACTTAGGACACCGACTCAAAACATAACCCATCCAATCCCTCCTAACTCCATTGGACTCTAAATACTCAACAATCTCATCCAGCTCCCTATCGCTCCGCAGCACAACATTATCTCCACCCTTCAACATTGCATCTCCAATAAAGTCTCCCTTAACGCGCACCGTTTTCAACCACTCTACACGGTTCCTTATGGACTCAAGTTTCCCTCTTGACAACAAAATGAGCTTAGCTATCTGAGGATACGATAGAGAATTATGCTTCAACCATCTAcagaaaatcaaagaaatacACAATCAAATACAAAACACTTGAAAAAACTAATAAGAATACAATAAACAAATTGGTTTGGTTTCACAGAAACATTAAAACAACCACCTTATCTACAATTTGAAAACAGTAAAAACTAACAAGTAACCTGATAAGTGGCACAACTTGAGAATCATCGATGACAGTTTTGGCGCGTAAATTGAAAGTGGAATGAGAATATTCAGGCAATCTTTTCAAATTAGCAGCTTCAATCATAACATAATCAATGAAACCACCCAACCTAGAAACCAAATTGGTAGTATACGTAATTCCAAATTTACCCTTTCGCATGGCTTCTTTAAAAACCTCTTCAGTAACCTTCCTACGAATTTCAAGAGCTTGCATAATCATCACCTCTTCTTCTTCATGACAAGATCGAAAAAGGGTTTTAAGAGGTGGAAGAGAAGAACCCACATCAGGGTCGCTAGGCGATTGAGCGTAGATGGAACCGGGAAATTGTGGGGTTCTTTTTCTTACAAGAGCAAGCTCCAAAAGCTTCACTTTTTCGTCGTGCGGTGTTGGGTCTTGTAGTTCAGAGGGTGAAGTGTGGTTTTCGCTGTGTTTGTGTGAGAGGTGGTGAATAAGAAACGATGTGGATTTGGAGTTGTGTTTTCTAGGGTGGTGTTGTTCGTTTGGGTTTTGGCAATTGAAAATGGTGGtgggttttgggtttttggAGGTGTGAATAGAAGAACAAGGAAGATAAAGAGTGTATTTTTGACATGGAAGAAGCATTTTTTGTGAAAATGGTGATAgcaattagaaggaaggaattAACAATGGATAAGAGTTAACAGTTGGCACTAAAGAACTGAAACTTGAAGACAAGATCTGTGTACGTCagacaatatataatattttgatcatGGCTTATTACAAAATGGTCCCATGGTCTAGTGGTCAGGACATTGGACTCTGAATCCAGTAACCCGAGTTCAAATCTCCCATGGTCTAGTGGTCAGGACATTGGACTCTGAATCCAGTAACCCGAGTTCAAATCTCGGTGGGacctttattttaatatttaaaatatattttaatgttttgtGTCTTACCTGTTAATCTAGAATCGAATGCTCAAGTGTAGCATGtgtataaaattagtttacagTCTAAAGATGATGCtaaaaataatagatttaatTCCTTATATtgattgatatttaaaaaaatgtgcaTGAATATTTACTTCTTCAACATGGACAAAggaaaaattataacatttaaaaataatgactAAATTCAAATGAGGGAAAAATATTAAGGGTCTGAGAACATTTAGTGTTACACTAAAAATTCTAACCacctatattattatttaattaccattcacaataattttttcGCGTCAACACATAAGCCCTTCTCAATACTTCCATTTCAGTAATTAATTTTCATCCTAGGCTCTCTTCTTTCGcgatttgttttcatttttctactttcaattttattcCATGATTGTATTACGGGTGTATTTGATTTAAGATACGGGATgaattttaatggagaaaatagagaaaaagtAGAGACTTGTTAGATTTAGAAGAGATAatgagatatatttttaatggttATGTGTAAGGGTGAGAATAAGTTAGATCATTGTCATGGGTCTATGGTTCGGTCTATATATAGTCTAGTCTAATCTAGTCtagtttgtttaataaaaatattaggttTAGACGTTTTTTAAAgcttattaatttaaatatgttagaCTCAAACTCATTAAAAAGTCTATTAAGTCggcttttatatatatatatatatatatatatatatatatatatattatttattaaaattattttttttattattattttttattttaaagccTATCAAGCTATCACTCTATCAGTGTGTCAATAGTCTTGCCTCTATCTCTGGCACGTGTGTTAATAGTCTTGCCATTGTTTCCGTTTCATATTCTTCCAAGCGTAACAAATTATCAAAGTTTTTTTAAACTTACGCAACATTATTACCATAATTCATTATCATGCCACTTGTTATTAATAATAtcttttaatgttatttttttaaaacatcatTTTGAGAAATTAGACACTTGATTTTCATAATTGAAATTCCTTTTTGtgcttattttaattatactaTCTAAAAATGACGATGATAAACCAAACAGTGGCATAAATACTTTGAATTAGATGATCAttgttttattttcatgattcTACTTTGTATAATTGTataatatatcttattttattattttgttcgGCAAATGTCTTCTTCCttagaaaaaaatttgttaatttttattttattttcattttgttttattttttattttttaataactttttggagtttgttaattttggactcattttgtttctttatatttttgaaaggTTGTTGCAGACTTAcgagttataattttattagtttttcttatatttattattttattagttttccttatatataaaagtttattttagcttatttaaaaaaatgtaaaatatattgtttGCATGTTTTAATGTAAacaagacttttaaataggctttcaggtcAGACcatacttttaaaaaggtcagatcATGTCggaaaaaaaacttatgataTACTGTAGGTCAAGCTcaagcctaaaaaattaatcgtatgtTAGACTCAGACATTTCAAAGTTAAGTCTGATCTGACTTATTCTCACCCCTAGTTATGTGTTTTGTTTAAGGggaatgatttaaaaaaaaaataagttatattGACTCATCTCTCCtcctaaaatttaaaatcaaatacacttttctaaaaatatttccTCCCTCTAAACCCTTTCAACCAAGCATACTCGACAGATCAAGATTTGTTGTTCtctattttcttttatctttttgaaCATTGTTCTCTTTGTTTCCCTCCTCCATAGTGGTAGTACCCTCATTCTCCTTCTTTTTTCCCACCACTTCTCTCGTTCTTTTCATTTTCGTTAAAAATCTCACTTTAGGAAGAAGACTACCCGACCACTGTTTTCCATTTTCACCTTTCCGACCACAATTTGTTGTTTTTTAGCTATCGCCCTCACATGCCGAGAAGAAACAAACACTTCAAATAAATTAGCattttgtggtatccaaaagccctcacaaagctATAAAAGCATCCACAAATTGTTAGTTTTGTGTCGGGCTTATGACAGACAAAAAGCTCTTGCATTTGAGTTGGTCACAATGTTTATGATAGTCTAaacactcaattttttttttaatctaaaaaaaactttttgagGGTTTAGAAATTTGTTACTTCAGCCAAAAATTGGCATAAAAGATTGTCTTGATTAGGTTGATAATTTTCAAAGTGAGTTGACAATGATACCATTGAGGAATGATCCTCTCGATATCAACTTAGTAACAAGAATTTGATATTGtaatattaaaagataaaattcaaaTCTTAAATTAGAGagtagtaaaataataataatttatccttcgctaattttttaaaaacaaaagcgTATTAATGTttcactttttaatttttatgacataggaaaatcaaatataaaagacAAAGGTAATTTGAGAAGCATAGTAACTGTGTGTTTTACTAGACATTAACATGTGCCATACGCGGGttagataaaaaaacaaaatgtatgaaaattgtttaagaatAACATACTTTGTTTAgtcaaatacataaaataaaaactatttgcTAGTTGTgttacataaaattaaaacaaaatacaatctTATAAACATGatacaattttaaatgaatacgttactttaaattttaaaatatttatttataaactacATTTGAAGTGATGTTTATTTGTTGATCTTGATCGTCAACAATTAATATCTTTAGATCTTTTTTCGAGATCATTGTTGAGAAGACAACATCTAATTATTCATGAAAAAAGACAAATTGTGGTAGATAACCTTCTAGGTGTTTCAAAGAttatcctttatttttattaatagtcATTGCAAATGATAGCGCTAAAAAAACTGGCTTCTTTAAAACTTGAATGAAACTCTTAGATCATAAGGTGTCAGTGACAATTGAAATATATCAATGCAACACTAAATATAGCTAAATTTTGCTAgaaatattaaacaaatataacacttaataaattataaataaaagggcaaaataaaataaaaactactcCAAGTCTTCAAAAATAACTACAAAGAGTTTGATTATTTTTCCGTTATTGATTATTTCTCTTATGTTGTCTCTTTTGACGACATAACCtattacaatataaatataaaaatgaattgagATTTTTATGAGTTTAAAATTAAAGACAATGTTTGATatacaacttttaaaataataattacaaagaTGATCATAAAATGATTGATCAATTAATTTGTTGTCTCTTCTAATAGACTAAATTTCTAGAAAcaatacaaaatcaaaatggTTTTGTGGTAGTTCATCATCAGTGCTATTTGTTTCACTTGGATATTTGAATGCAGATTTTGAGACCACCATCGAATGACACgtattttcaaatttcaatcaaCGATGCCAACTTTTATGTTAGAAATCGATGATATATAAAGTAGCATAGTTATTGTTATTCA
It includes:
- the LOC101506030 gene encoding transcription termination factor MTERF2, chloroplastic isoform X2 yields the protein MLLPCQKYTLYLPCSSIHTSKNPKPTTIFNCQNPNEQHHPRKHNSKSTSFLIHHLSHKHSENHTSPSELQDPTPHDEKVKLLELALVRKRTPQFPGSIYAQSPSDPDVGSSLPPLKTLFRSCHEEEEVMIMQALEIRRKVTEEVFKEAMRKGKFGITYTTNLVSRLGGFIDYVMIEAANLKRLPEYSHSTFNLRAKTVIDDSQVVPLIRWLKHNSLSYPQIAKLILLSRGKLESIRNRVEWLKTVRVKGDFIGDAMLKGGDNVVLRSDRELDEIVEYLESNGVRRDWMGYVLSRCPKLLSYGFEEVKTRVKFYLDMGLDEKDFGTMVFDFPKVLGYYSLEEMNQKVDYLKEFGLESKDVGKLLAFRPQLMACSIEEQWKPLVKYLYYYGITRDGMRRMLTIKPMVFCVDLEMTIVPKVKFFQDIGVRNDGIANMLVKFPTLLTYSLYKKIRPVVIFLMTKAGVTESNIGKVVALGPELLGCSIVHKLEVNLKYYLSLGIRLRQLGEMIADFPMLLRYNIDVLRPKYVYLRKTMVRTLQDLIEFPRFFSYSLEGRIIPRHKVLVENQINVKLKSMLACTDEEFNKMVRDMIRKRHKFQSATAKDNTTHPQSLITGNILHP
- the LOC101506030 gene encoding transcription termination factor MTERF2, chloroplastic isoform X1 is translated as MLLPCQKYTLYLPCSSIHTSKNPKPTTIFNCQNPNEQHHPRKHNSKSTSFLIHHLSHKHSENHTSPSELQDPTPHDEKVKLLELALVRKRTPQFPGSIYAQSPSDPDVGSSLPPLKTLFRSCHEEEEVMIMQALEIRRKVTEEVFKEAMRKGKFGITYTTNLVSRLGGFIDYVMIEAANLKRLPEYSHSTFNLRAKTVIDDSQVVPLIRWLKHNSLSYPQIAKLILLSRGKLESIRNRVEWLKTVRVKGDFIGDAMLKGGDNVVLRSDRELDEIVEYLESNGVRRDWMGYVLSRCPKLLSYGFEEVKTRVKFYLDMGLDEKDFGTMVFDFPKVLGYYSLEEMNQKVDYLKEFGLESKDVGKLLAFRPQLMACSIEEQWKPLVKYLYYYGITRDGMRRMLTIKPMVFCVDLEMTIVPKVKFFQDIGVRNDGIANMLVKFPTLLTYSLYKKIRPVVIFLMTKAGVTESNIGKVVALGPELLGCSIVHKLEVNLKYYLSLGIRLRQLGEMIADFPMLLRYNIDVLRPKYVYLRKTMVRTLQDLIEFPSRFFSYSLEGRIIPRHKVLVENQINVKLKSMLACTDEEFNKMVRDMIRKRHKFQSATAKDNTTHPQSLITGNILHP